A DNA window from Pedomonas mirosovicensis contains the following coding sequences:
- a CDS encoding dipeptide ABC transporter ATP-binding protein, translated as MALLDIENLTVHFDTPAGTVEAVRGVSLSIAEGEALAIVGESGSGKSQTLLAAFGLLPRSGRAEGAVRFNGEDLLGASPRALRAVLGRDVGFVFQDPMSALTPHLTIGAQVAEALRIHEKLSRREARDQAIDLLHRMRLPEPTEIARRYPHQLSGGQRQRAMIAASLATGPKLLILDEPTTALDVVVQADILDLLTELRREHGMALAFITHDLAVAAQVADRIAVLRRGEVIESGPARRLLAAPRSDYTRLLAEAATLPTPPAYAPPAPVARPLLTVQGLTLDYTQAKGLFGKETHRALEDASLTVHPGEAIGIVGESGSGKSSLIRAILGLAEPTAGTIEWQGKPLAHPYPRSLRKDMQIVHQDPYSALDPRMTIGESVAEPLAIHRRDLSPRGRRALVAAWLDRVGLPPHFAERYPHELSGGQNQRMNIARAFISQPRLVACDEAVSALDAQTKAEILALLAELRHETGVALLFVTHDFHAVARLCSRTIVLQCSKIVDAGETSSLMTRGSHPCTRALIAAIPRLAAMGEETTREHIQ; from the coding sequence GTGGCCCTGCTTGATATCGAGAACCTGACCGTCCACTTCGACACACCCGCTGGAACGGTCGAGGCGGTGCGCGGCGTCAGCCTGTCCATCGCGGAGGGCGAAGCGCTGGCGATCGTGGGCGAGTCGGGCTCAGGGAAAAGCCAGACGTTGCTTGCCGCCTTCGGTCTGCTGCCACGCAGCGGCCGGGCGGAAGGCGCGGTCAGGTTCAACGGCGAAGACCTGCTCGGCGCATCGCCGCGCGCGCTGCGGGCGGTTTTGGGCCGGGACGTGGGCTTCGTGTTTCAGGACCCGATGAGCGCGCTGACGCCCCACCTCACCATCGGCGCACAGGTGGCCGAGGCGCTGAGGATTCACGAAAAGCTCTCCCGTCGCGAGGCGCGGGACCAGGCCATCGACCTCCTGCACCGGATGCGCCTGCCAGAGCCGACGGAGATCGCCAGGCGCTACCCGCACCAGCTTTCGGGCGGCCAGCGCCAGCGGGCGATGATCGCGGCGAGCCTTGCCACCGGCCCCAAGCTGCTGATTCTGGACGAGCCGACCACCGCGCTCGACGTGGTGGTGCAGGCGGACATTCTCGACCTGCTCACCGAGCTGCGCCGGGAACACGGCATGGCGCTGGCGTTCATCACCCACGATCTGGCCGTCGCCGCGCAGGTGGCGGACCGCATCGCCGTGCTGCGGCGTGGGGAAGTGATCGAGAGCGGCCCCGCCCGCCGGCTGCTGGCCGCGCCACGGAGCGACTATACCCGCCTGCTCGCCGAGGCCGCCACCCTGCCGACGCCGCCCGCCTATGCGCCGCCCGCGCCGGTCGCCCGGCCGCTGCTCACCGTGCAGGGGCTGACGCTCGATTACACGCAGGCAAAGGGGCTGTTCGGCAAGGAGACCCACCGCGCGCTGGAGGATGCCAGCCTCACCGTCCACCCCGGCGAGGCCATCGGCATCGTGGGCGAGTCGGGCTCGGGCAAGTCCAGCCTCATCCGCGCCATCCTCGGGCTGGCGGAGCCGACGGCGGGCACCATCGAATGGCAGGGCAAGCCGTTGGCGCATCCCTACCCCCGGAGCTTGCGCAAGGACATGCAGATCGTCCACCAGGACCCCTACAGCGCGCTCGACCCGCGCATGACCATCGGCGAATCGGTGGCCGAGCCGTTGGCGATTCACCGGCGCGACCTCTCCCCCCGGGGCCGCCGCGCGCTCGTCGCCGCCTGGCTTGATCGGGTGGGCCTGCCCCCCCATTTTGCAGAGCGGTATCCCCACGAGCTTTCGGGCGGGCAGAACCAGCGGATGAACATCGCCCGCGCGTTCATCAGCCAGCCGCGCCTCGTTGCCTGCGACGAGGCGGTGAGCGCGCTCGATGCCCAGACCAAGGCGGAGATTCTGGCGCTTCTGGCCGAGCTTCGGCACGAAACCGGGGTCGCGCTGCTGTTCGTCACCCACGACTTCCATGCAGTGGCGCGGCTGTGTTCTCGCACAATAGTTTTGCAGTGCAGCAAAATAGTTGACGCAGGCGAGACCTCGTCGCTTATGACTAGGGGGAGCCATCCCTGTACGAGGGCTCTGATCGCAGCGATTCCCCGGCTCGCGGCCATGGGGGAGGAGACAACGAGGGAGCATATCCAATGA
- a CDS encoding acetyl-CoA C-acyltransferase: protein MSADPIVIVGAKRTPMGGFQGDLSGLKAADLGAAAIRAAVAEAGVAPEEIEQGIMGCVLQAGQGQAPARQAARFAGLPDSVACTTVNKMCGSGMKAVMDAHDILAVGSADIIVAGGMESMTNAPYLLPKARGGMRIGHGEVLDHMMLDGLEDAYQRGRAMGVFAEATAQKYQFTRDAQDEYAVRSVTRAQNAINGGMFDAEIVPVTVKTRTGDVEVTKDEQPLKARLDKIPQLRPAFAKDGTVTAASSSSISDGAAALVLMRESTAKQRGLTPLAWIVGHASHAQAPEWFTTAPVGAVEKLLKRTGWTRSDIDLFEINEAFAVVTMAAIHDLGLDPETVNVHGGACALGHPIGASGARIIVTLLSALQRYNKVKGVASLCIGGGEATAIAIERLN from the coding sequence ATGAGTGCGGATCCGATTGTCATTGTCGGCGCGAAGCGGACCCCCATGGGCGGGTTCCAGGGCGATTTGTCGGGGCTGAAGGCCGCCGACCTGGGCGCGGCTGCGATCCGGGCCGCCGTGGCCGAGGCGGGCGTGGCGCCTGAGGAGATCGAGCAGGGCATCATGGGCTGCGTGCTCCAGGCCGGTCAGGGTCAGGCCCCGGCCCGTCAGGCGGCGCGCTTCGCCGGTCTGCCCGACTCGGTCGCCTGCACCACCGTCAACAAGATGTGCGGCTCGGGCATGAAGGCGGTGATGGATGCGCACGACATCCTCGCCGTCGGCTCGGCGGACATCATCGTGGCGGGCGGCATGGAGAGCATGACCAACGCCCCCTACCTGCTGCCCAAGGCCCGCGGCGGCATGCGCATCGGCCACGGCGAGGTGCTCGACCACATGATGCTCGACGGCCTTGAGGATGCCTATCAGCGCGGCCGGGCCATGGGCGTGTTCGCCGAAGCCACGGCGCAGAAGTATCAGTTCACCCGCGACGCGCAGGACGAATACGCCGTGCGCAGCGTGACCCGCGCCCAGAATGCCATCAATGGCGGCATGTTCGACGCTGAGATCGTGCCGGTGACGGTGAAGACCCGCACGGGCGACGTGGAGGTGACGAAGGACGAGCAGCCGCTGAAGGCGAGGCTCGACAAGATCCCGCAGCTGCGCCCCGCCTTCGCCAAGGACGGCACGGTAACCGCCGCCAGCTCCTCGTCCATTTCGGACGGTGCGGCAGCGCTGGTGCTGATGCGCGAGTCGACCGCCAAGCAGCGCGGCCTGACCCCGCTGGCTTGGATTGTCGGCCACGCCTCGCACGCGCAAGCGCCGGAGTGGTTCACCACCGCCCCCGTCGGCGCGGTCGAGAAGCTGCTGAAGCGCACCGGCTGGACCCGGAGCGACATCGACCTGTTCGAGATCAACGAAGCCTTCGCCGTCGTCACCATGGCGGCCATCCACGATCTCGGCCTCGACCCGGAAACCGTGAACGTCCACGGCGGCGCATGCGCCCTCGGCCACCCGATCGGCGCATCGGGCGCACGCATCATCGTCACGCTGCTGTCGGCCCTGCAACGCTACAATAAGGTTAAGGGCGTGGCGTCCCTGTGCATCGGCGGCGGCGAGGCAACGGCCATCGCCATCGAGCGGTTGAACTAG
- the polA gene encoding DNA polymerase I: protein MSTQKHLYLVDGSGYIFRAYHKLPPMTDPSGTPVNAVYGFTAMLWKLLEDLNDAEHPTHLAVIFDAAKRTFRNDIYAEYKANRPEPPEDLKPQFALIRDAVRAFSVPCIEQEGYEADDLIASYTKAACEAGYHVTIVSSDKDLMQLLHLPCVDLLDTLNNRHLGPEAVMEKFGVPPEKVIEVQALMGDAVDNVPGVPGIGPKTAAELINQYGDLETLLSRAHEIKQPKRRENLIQHADLARISKQLVTLNDSLPLPEALDDLVMKHPPHEPLSAFFDKHGFRSLKAKLASRDVGEDGAPAPVVAKVDTNAYECVTTEDRLEWWVNAARDARLVAVDTETTSLDAMKAELVGVSLAIAPGKACYIPIGHIAAGGGFLDEKPVQLPREAVLAKLKPLLEDPSVLKVGQNLKYDLLVLRRVGLDVTPFDDTMLLSYVLDNGRNSHGMDMLANLHLGHTTIKYTDVCGTGKSQIGFAEVPLDKATQYAAEDADVTWCLHCNLKPRLVREQMATVYETLERPLVPVLVEMERAGILVDRNTLSRLSGDFAQRMAALEADIHQLAGGPFNVGSPKQLGEILFERMKLKGGKKGKTGAYSTDADVLEALAAEGVELAQKVLDWRQLAKLKSTYTDALQGQINPETGRVHTSYAMAATSTGRLSSTDPNLQNIPVRTEEGRKLRHAFVAPEGAALISADYSQIELRLLAHIADIPELRQAFAEGIDIHAMTASEVFGVPVEGMDPMIRRSAKAINFGIIYGISAFGLSRQLGVSRGEAQGFIDRYFARFPGIRAYMDETIASCRQKGYVETLFGRRTYIPTINDKNPNQRNFAERQAINAPIQGTAADIIRRAMIRMEPALNAAGLDRVRMLLQVHDELVFEAPQSLADAASAVIKQVMATAAEPVIRLSVPLVVEAGQGATWGAAH from the coding sequence ATGAGCACCCAGAAGCACCTCTATCTCGTTGACGGCTCCGGCTACATCTTCCGCGCCTACCACAAGCTGCCGCCCATGACCGATCCGTCGGGCACGCCGGTCAATGCCGTCTACGGCTTTACCGCCATGCTGTGGAAGCTGCTGGAGGACCTGAACGACGCGGAGCACCCCACCCACCTTGCGGTCATCTTCGATGCCGCCAAGCGGACGTTCCGCAACGATATCTACGCCGAGTACAAGGCCAACCGGCCCGAGCCGCCGGAGGACCTGAAGCCCCAGTTCGCGCTGATCCGCGACGCCGTGCGCGCCTTCTCCGTGCCCTGCATCGAGCAGGAAGGCTACGAGGCGGACGACCTCATCGCCAGCTACACCAAGGCGGCGTGTGAGGCGGGCTATCACGTCACCATCGTCTCGTCCGACAAGGACCTGATGCAGCTGCTGCACCTGCCCTGCGTCGACCTTCTGGATACGCTCAACAACCGTCATCTCGGCCCCGAGGCGGTGATGGAGAAGTTCGGCGTGCCGCCCGAGAAGGTGATCGAGGTGCAGGCCCTCATGGGCGATGCCGTCGACAACGTGCCGGGCGTGCCGGGCATCGGCCCCAAGACGGCGGCCGAGCTGATCAACCAGTACGGCGATCTGGAGACGCTGCTCTCGCGCGCTCACGAGATCAAGCAGCCCAAGCGGCGCGAGAATCTGATCCAACATGCCGATCTGGCGCGCATCTCCAAGCAGCTCGTCACCCTCAACGACAGCCTGCCGTTGCCGGAAGCGCTGGACGACCTGGTGATGAAGCACCCGCCGCACGAGCCGCTCAGCGCCTTCTTCGACAAGCACGGCTTCCGCTCATTGAAGGCCAAGCTGGCCTCGCGGGACGTGGGCGAGGATGGCGCGCCCGCGCCCGTAGTCGCCAAGGTTGATACCAATGCTTACGAGTGCGTGACGACCGAGGACCGGCTGGAGTGGTGGGTGAACGCCGCCCGCGATGCCCGTCTGGTGGCGGTCGATACGGAAACCACGTCGCTCGATGCCATGAAGGCTGAACTGGTGGGCGTCAGCCTCGCCATTGCGCCGGGCAAGGCTTGCTACATTCCCATCGGCCATATCGCGGCGGGCGGCGGCTTCCTCGATGAGAAGCCCGTCCAGCTGCCGCGCGAGGCCGTGCTGGCCAAGCTCAAGCCGCTGCTGGAAGACCCGAGCGTGCTGAAGGTGGGCCAGAACCTGAAGTACGACCTGCTGGTGCTGCGCCGGGTTGGGCTCGATGTCACGCCGTTCGATGACACCATGCTGTTGTCCTACGTGCTCGACAACGGGCGCAACAGCCACGGCATGGACATGCTGGCCAATCTCCATCTCGGCCACACCACCATCAAGTACACGGATGTCTGCGGCACGGGCAAAAGCCAGATCGGCTTTGCCGAGGTGCCGCTGGACAAGGCCACCCAGTACGCCGCCGAGGATGCGGACGTGACCTGGTGCCTCCACTGCAACCTCAAGCCTCGCCTGGTGCGCGAGCAGATGGCAACCGTCTACGAGACGCTGGAGCGGCCGCTGGTGCCCGTGCTGGTGGAGATGGAGCGGGCGGGCATTCTGGTTGACCGCAACACCCTCTCCCGCCTGTCGGGCGACTTTGCCCAGCGCATGGCAGCGCTGGAGGCGGACATTCACCAGCTTGCCGGGGGCCCGTTCAACGTCGGCTCGCCCAAGCAGCTGGGCGAGATCCTGTTCGAGCGGATGAAGCTGAAGGGCGGCAAGAAGGGCAAGACCGGCGCCTATTCAACGGACGCCGACGTGCTGGAAGCCTTGGCGGCCGAAGGCGTGGAACTGGCCCAGAAGGTGCTGGACTGGCGGCAGCTCGCCAAGCTGAAGAGCACCTACACGGATGCCCTGCAAGGCCAGATCAACCCGGAGACCGGCCGCGTCCACACCAGTTACGCGATGGCGGCCACCTCCACCGGCCGCTTGTCATCGACCGACCCCAATCTCCAGAACATTCCGGTCCGCACCGAGGAAGGCCGCAAGCTGCGCCACGCCTTCGTCGCGCCGGAAGGGGCAGCGCTGATTTCGGCGGACTACAGCCAGATCGAGTTGCGCCTGCTTGCCCACATTGCGGACATTCCCGAACTTCGCCAGGCCTTCGCCGAGGGGATCGACATTCACGCCATGACCGCGTCGGAAGTGTTCGGCGTGCCGGTCGAGGGCATGGACCCGATGATCCGCCGCTCGGCCAAGGCCATCAACTTCGGCATCATCTACGGCATCTCGGCCTTTGGCCTGTCCCGCCAGCTGGGCGTGTCGCGCGGCGAGGCCCAGGGCTTCATCGACCGCTACTTCGCCCGCTTCCCCGGCATCCGGGCCTATATGGACGAGACCATCGCCAGTTGCCGTCAGAAGGGATACGTGGAGACCCTGTTCGGGCGGCGCACCTACATCCCGACCATCAACGACAAGAACCCGAACCAGCGCAATTTCGCCGAGCGCCAGGCCATCAATGCGCCTATCCAGGGCACGGCGGCGGATATCATTCGCCGGGCGATGATCCGGATGGAACCAGCACTCAACGCAGCGGGGCTTGATCGGGTCCGGATGTTGTTGCAGGTCCATGATGAGCTTGTGTTTGAAGCGCCGCAGTCTCTGGCGGATGCCGCATCTGCTGTCATCAAGCAGGTCATGGCGACGGCCGCGGAGCCTGTGATACGCTTGTCTGTGCCATTGGTTGTGGAGGCGGGGCAGGGAGCAACCTGGGGGGCCGCTCACTAA
- the nadB gene encoding L-aspartate oxidase, translating into MSPEDLYQFDVLVIGSGAAGLTLALDLAADYKVAVLSKGEMSAGSTAQAQGGIAAVLEEGDTFESHIEDTIIAGAGLNNRAAVEFVVERAPAAVETLTRLGVPFNAGETPAQPFHLTREGGHSRRRIVHVDDATGFAVQKALMARALAEPNIRFFGNRFAVDLITERHTGCASERHCYGAYIYNSETSRVERFTARATVLATGGASRVYLYSTNPDGSTGDGIAMAWRAGCRVANMEFNQFHPTCLYHPQVKNFLITEAMRGEGARLLLPDGTRFMERFHHQAELAPRDIVARAIDHEMKRLGVPHVWLDISHKDPDFVISHFPTIYRRLLELDIDITRQPIPVVPAAHYTCGGVLIDLAGHTDLTALYAIGETAHSGLHGANRMASNSLLECLVFGHAAAEDIRNRMNSLPEPPAPAPWDESRVEDSDEAVVVTHNWAELRQFMWDYVGIVRTTKRLERAQHRVKLLRREIQEYYGNFRVTRDLLELRNLVTVADLIVRSALARKESRGLHYTLDYPELLPEARDTVLEPWAES; encoded by the coding sequence ATGTCGCCTGAGGATCTGTATCAGTTCGATGTTCTGGTAATCGGCTCGGGCGCGGCGGGTCTTACCCTCGCGCTCGACCTGGCCGCTGACTACAAGGTGGCGGTTCTCTCCAAGGGGGAGATGTCGGCCGGCTCCACGGCTCAGGCCCAAGGCGGCATTGCTGCGGTGCTGGAGGAAGGCGACACCTTCGAGTCGCACATCGAGGATACCATCATTGCAGGCGCCGGCCTCAACAATCGCGCGGCGGTCGAGTTCGTGGTGGAGCGCGCGCCCGCCGCGGTCGAGACGCTGACCCGGCTCGGCGTGCCCTTCAACGCGGGTGAAACGCCCGCCCAGCCCTTCCACCTGACCCGCGAGGGCGGCCACAGCCGGCGTCGCATCGTGCATGTGGACGACGCCACCGGTTTTGCCGTGCAGAAGGCGTTGATGGCCCGCGCTCTGGCCGAGCCCAACATCCGCTTCTTCGGCAACCGCTTCGCCGTCGACCTCATTACCGAGCGGCACACCGGCTGCGCGAGCGAGCGTCATTGCTACGGCGCCTACATCTACAACAGCGAGACCTCCCGCGTGGAACGGTTCACGGCGCGGGCGACCGTGCTGGCAACCGGCGGGGCGAGTCGCGTCTATCTCTATTCCACCAATCCGGATGGCTCCACCGGCGATGGCATCGCCATGGCCTGGCGGGCGGGCTGCCGCGTCGCCAACATGGAGTTCAACCAGTTCCACCCCACCTGCCTTTATCACCCGCAGGTGAAGAACTTCCTCATCACCGAGGCGATGCGCGGCGAGGGGGCGCGCCTGTTGCTGCCCGATGGCACGCGCTTCATGGAGCGCTTCCACCACCAGGCGGAGCTGGCCCCGCGCGATATCGTCGCCCGCGCCATCGACCACGAGATGAAGCGCCTTGGCGTGCCGCATGTCTGGCTCGACATCAGCCACAAGGACCCGGACTTCGTCATCTCCCACTTCCCGACCATCTATCGGCGGCTGCTGGAGCTGGATATCGATATCACCCGGCAACCCATCCCGGTGGTGCCCGCTGCCCATTACACCTGCGGCGGCGTGCTCATCGACCTTGCCGGCCACACCGACCTGACGGCCCTCTATGCCATCGGCGAGACCGCCCACTCCGGCCTGCACGGGGCCAACCGCATGGCTTCCAACTCCCTGCTGGAATGCCTGGTGTTCGGCCATGCCGCCGCCGAGGACATCCGCAACCGGATGAACAGCCTGCCCGAGCCGCCCGCGCCTGCGCCATGGGACGAGAGCCGGGTGGAAGATTCGGACGAGGCGGTGGTCGTCACCCACAACTGGGCTGAGCTTCGCCAGTTCATGTGGGATTATGTGGGCATCGTCCGCACGACCAAGCGATTGGAACGGGCGCAACATCGCGTAAAGCTTCTCCGCCGCGAGATTCAGGAATATTATGGCAACTTCCGTGTGACGCGTGACTTGTTGGAGTTGCGGAACCTGGTCACGGTTGCCGACCTGATCGTCCGGTCGGCGCTGGCTCGGAAGGAGAGTCGCGGCCTTCACTACACGCTCGATTATCCCGAGCTGTTGCCGGAGGCGCGCGACACCGTTCTGGAGCCCTGGGCTGAATCCTGA
- a CDS encoding ABC transporter ATP-binding protein — protein MTTESAISIRNLVKTYGNGKQALRGVSLDIPKGSLFALLGPNGAGKSTMINIMAGLVNKTSGSVSIWGFDIDEHPRNAKLSIGVVPQELVFDAFFTPFETLELQAGLYGIPKSQRRSMEILRAMKLEDKAHAYTRTLSGGMKRRLLVAKALVHTPPILVLDEPTAGVDIELRQQLWAYVRELHAQGTTVVLTTHYLEEAQELCDRIAIVNQGQVVANETKASLMAQAHDKVVVVTIDRDLDAVPEVLSQFDARLRDSRRIAVTYDKRRINSGQVLAALATCGFGIEDVTTEEADLEDVFLRLTQAPAEGQSSTAGQSPAGRNAPAHVA, from the coding sequence ATGACGACAGAATCCGCCATTTCGATCCGCAATCTGGTCAAGACCTACGGCAACGGCAAGCAGGCCCTGCGCGGCGTGTCGCTGGACATCCCCAAGGGCTCCCTGTTCGCTTTGCTCGGTCCCAACGGCGCGGGCAAGTCCACCATGATCAACATCATGGCGGGGCTGGTGAACAAGACCTCCGGTTCGGTGAGCATCTGGGGGTTTGATATCGACGAGCATCCGCGCAACGCCAAGCTGTCCATCGGCGTGGTGCCGCAGGAGCTGGTGTTCGATGCCTTCTTCACCCCCTTCGAGACGCTGGAGCTTCAGGCAGGCCTTTACGGCATCCCGAAGAGCCAGCGCCGCTCGATGGAAATTCTCCGCGCGATGAAGCTGGAGGACAAGGCCCACGCCTACACTCGCACGCTCTCGGGCGGCATGAAGCGGCGCCTGCTGGTCGCCAAGGCGCTGGTGCACACCCCGCCGATCCTGGTGCTGGACGAGCCGACGGCGGGCGTCGACATCGAGTTGCGCCAGCAGCTGTGGGCCTATGTGCGCGAGCTGCACGCCCAGGGCACCACCGTCGTGCTGACCACCCACTATCTGGAGGAAGCGCAGGAGCTGTGCGACCGTATCGCCATCGTCAACCAGGGGCAGGTGGTCGCCAACGAGACCAAGGCCTCGCTGATGGCGCAGGCGCACGACAAGGTGGTGGTTGTCACCATCGACCGCGATCTGGACGCCGTGCCGGAGGTGCTGTCGCAGTTCGATGCCCGCCTGCGCGACAGCCGCCGCATCGCCGTTACCTACGACAAGCGCCGCATCAACTCGGGGCAGGTGCTGGCGGCGCTGGCCACCTGCGGCTTCGGCATCGAGGATGTCACGACGGAAGAGGCGGACCTGGAGGACGTGTTCCTGCGCCTGACCCAGGCACCCGCCGAGGGCCAGTCCTCCACCGCAGGCCAGTCTCCCGCAGGAAGGAATGCTCCGGCCCATGTCGCCTGA
- a CDS encoding zinc-finger domain-containing protein, producing the protein MNTPPPPEVFYVDTPQVACDGGEGPLGHPRVYLKFGSSGKVECGYCDRQYILKGSPADDRQDKAA; encoded by the coding sequence ATGAACACGCCTCCGCCACCGGAAGTCTTTTACGTCGACACGCCGCAGGTCGCATGCGACGGCGGTGAGGGACCCCTCGGCCACCCGCGCGTTTATCTGAAGTTCGGGTCGAGCGGTAAGGTCGAGTGCGGCTACTGCGACCGCCAGTACATCCTGAAGGGCAGCCCTGCCGACGACCGGCAGGATAAGGCGGCCTGA
- the tldD gene encoding metalloprotease TldD, which produces MDEARVAGLVADKLAGLDDGELFLQYTLSESFGFDDGRLKSATFDTTQGFGLRGVMGETTGFAHANELSEAAIRRAGETVATVRTGREARWADAPPRTNRMLYQPDNPFETFPFEAKTKLLADIDAYLRGKDPRVAQVSASLVGSWTVIEILRPDGYRAWDVRPLVRLNVQVIAQDGDRRESGYEGLGGRHDYSRLFAPDTWKTVADEALRQALVNLQAVPAPAGEMTVVLGPGWPGVLLHEAIGHGLEGDFNRKGTSAFSGRIGERVAAPGVTVVDDGSLECLRGSLTIDDEGTPTERTVLIEDGILKGYMQDRMNARLMGVKATGNGRRESFAHAPMPRMTNTFMLGGDKDPAEILGSVKKGIYAKTFGGGQVDITSGKFVFSCTEAYELENGKLGRPLKGATLIGNGPDVLTRVKAIGNDLALDPGIGVCGKGGQSVPAGVGQPTLLIEGLTVGGTG; this is translated from the coding sequence ATGGACGAAGCCCGGGTGGCTGGCCTGGTGGCGGACAAGCTGGCCGGGCTGGATGACGGGGAACTGTTCCTCCAGTACACCCTCTCCGAGTCCTTCGGCTTCGACGATGGTCGGCTGAAAAGCGCCACGTTCGATACGACGCAGGGCTTCGGCCTGCGCGGCGTCATGGGCGAGACCACCGGCTTTGCCCACGCCAACGAGCTATCCGAAGCCGCCATCCGCCGCGCGGGCGAGACGGTGGCGACCGTCCGCACCGGACGCGAAGCCCGTTGGGCCGACGCGCCGCCGCGCACCAACCGGATGCTCTACCAGCCGGACAATCCGTTCGAGACCTTCCCGTTCGAGGCCAAGACCAAGCTGCTGGCGGACATCGACGCCTACCTGCGGGGAAAGGATCCGCGCGTGGCGCAGGTGTCGGCCTCGCTCGTCGGTTCCTGGACGGTCATCGAGATCCTGCGCCCCGATGGCTACCGGGCCTGGGACGTGCGCCCGCTGGTGCGGCTCAACGTGCAGGTGATCGCGCAGGACGGCGACCGGCGCGAGTCGGGCTACGAGGGGTTGGGCGGACGGCACGACTATTCCCGCCTGTTCGCGCCCGACACCTGGAAGACGGTGGCGGACGAGGCGCTGCGGCAGGCGCTGGTGAACCTTCAGGCCGTGCCTGCGCCTGCGGGCGAGATGACCGTGGTGCTGGGCCCCGGCTGGCCGGGCGTGCTGCTGCACGAAGCCATCGGCCACGGCCTTGAGGGCGACTTCAACCGCAAGGGCACCTCGGCCTTCTCGGGGCGCATCGGCGAGCGGGTGGCCGCCCCCGGCGTCACCGTGGTGGACGACGGCTCGCTGGAATGCCTGCGCGGTTCGCTGACCATCGATGACGAGGGCACGCCGACCGAGCGCACCGTGCTCATCGAAGACGGCATCCTCAAGGGCTACATGCAGGACCGCATGAACGCCCGCCTGATGGGCGTGAAGGCCACCGGCAACGGCCGGCGCGAGAGCTTCGCCCATGCGCCGATGCCGCGCATGACCAACACCTTCATGCTGGGCGGCGACAAGGACCCGGCGGAAATCCTCGGTTCAGTGAAGAAAGGCATCTACGCCAAGACCTTCGGCGGCGGGCAGGTGGACATCACCTCCGGCAAGTTCGTGTTCTCGTGCACGGAAGCCTATGAGTTGGAGAACGGCAAGCTCGGCCGTCCGCTTAAAGGTGCGACGCTCATCGGCAACGGCCCGGACGTGCTGACCCGCGTCAAGGCCATCGGCAACGACCTGGCGCTCGACCCCGGCATCGGCGTGTGCGGCAAGGGCGGCCAGTCGGTGCCGGCCGGTGTGGGCCAGCCGACGCTGCTGATCGAAGGGCTGACCGTTGGCGGCACGGGCTGA
- a CDS encoding GNAT family N-acetyltransferase codes for MSLKMVQVPREDYDALASVLADNSMLPGDLAGDNRKFFAFVDDDGWRVAVGSLEIFGEAAILRSFLTTGCHHGQGLCGTMLEEVAACARREGIKMLYIFTDDESGIFSKLGFTPCEERTAPDTLRASAQFAALCKSGDFMMRPL; via the coding sequence ATGAGCCTGAAAATGGTCCAGGTCCCGCGGGAGGATTATGACGCCCTGGCTTCGGTCCTGGCGGACAACAGCATGCTGCCCGGCGATCTGGCTGGTGATAACCGGAAGTTCTTTGCGTTCGTCGATGATGATGGATGGCGCGTGGCTGTCGGCAGCCTCGAAATCTTTGGCGAGGCGGCAATTTTGCGGTCGTTCCTGACGACCGGCTGCCACCATGGCCAGGGGCTGTGCGGCACGATGCTGGAGGAGGTGGCCGCATGTGCGCGCCGGGAAGGCATCAAGATGCTGTACATCTTCACCGATGATGAATCGGGCATCTTCTCCAAGCTCGGCTTCACGCCCTGCGAGGAAAGGACGGCGCCCGACACGCTGCGCGCCTCGGCGCAATTCGCGGCGCTGTGCAAGTCCGGCGACTTCATGATGCGCCCGCTCTGA